Proteins encoded by one window of Sphaerodactylus townsendi isolate TG3544 linkage group LG02, MPM_Stown_v2.3, whole genome shotgun sequence:
- the MARCO gene encoding macrophage receptor MARCO: MLTQTAKMNFVPSGIAAFEISEPKSQKRCSKSCKWTFVIVYLIMLTAGFGMLAYTVYQMHKQIDQIYEINLPLTEKLVSHFPNGTGQMKTFLETNFQRGEGSWVRNVKEEIHIIKLSNQQLQLKIDNITEQFEGKSIPGPPGPKGERGVPGAKGDQGNKGDKGDPGLKGNKGDQGPKGVGLPGPKGDNGTPGMRGPPGVQGEKGTAGPKGTKGDQGLSGEKGEANHHVLTGPKGEPGMKGEMGSQGFSGIQGKPGEKGNVGPQGLAGAAGQKGDRGDRGDQGLLGPKGNQGEKGNKGDSGLQGTQGLKGDQGASGSRGLPGEKGSTGSPGYPGQKGEPGEKGERGFAGPKGSTGTEGPKGEKGASAPERNPNIRLVGGLHRGRVEILHAGLWGTICDDSWDKSDGLVVCRMLGYSGVVSTFSAAAGTGKIWLDEVNCSGTESSIEICSKSSWGVHNCNHNEDAGVECS; encoded by the exons ATGTTGACTCAGACAGCTAAGATGAATTTTGTGCCATCTGGAATTGCAGCATTTGAAATAAGTG AACCAAAAAGCCAGAAAAGGTGTTCCAAAAGCTGCAAATGGACCTTTGTTATAGTGTACCTGATTATGCTCACTGCAGGCTTCGGAATGCTGGCTTATACAG TCTATCAGATGCACAAACAGATCGATCAGATATATGAAATCAACCTCCCTTTAACGGAAAAACTGGTGAGTCATTTTCCCAATGGAACAGGacagatgaagacttttttggAAACAAACTTCCAGAGAGGGGAAGGAAGCTGGGTCAGAAATGTAAAGGAAGAAATCCACATAATCAAGCTGAGCAACCAACAACTGCAACTGAAAATCGACAACATTACAG AACAATTTGAAGGCAAAAGTATTCCAGGACCTCCAG GTCccaaaggagaaagaggagttCCAGGAGCAAAAGGTGACCAAGGCAATAAAG GTGATAAAGGAGACCCTGGcctaaaaggaaacaaaggggaTCAAGGACCAAAGG GTGTTGGACTTCCAGGACCAAAAGGAGACAATG gAACTCCAGGAATGAGAGGACCTCCTGGTGTCCAGGGAGAAAAGG GAACAGCAGGACCAAAAGGAACCAAAGGAGACCAAG GTCTTTCAGGTGAAAAGGGAGAAGCAAATCATCATGTGCTTACTGGACCAAAAGGTGAACCAGGAATGAAAGGAGAAATGGGATCTCAAG GCTTTTCAGGAATTCAAGGAAAACCTGGTGAAAAAGGAAATGTGGGGCCACAAGGACTGGCTGGTGCTGCAGGGCAGAAGGGTGACAGAGGAGATCGAGGCGATCAGG GGCTTCTAGGACCAAAAGGAAATCAAGGGGAAAAGGGTAACAAAGGAGATTCTG gcCTCCAAGGAACACAAGGGCTGAAGGGAGATCAAGGCGCTTCAG GCTCCAGAGGtctgcctggagaaaaaggaaGTACAGGAAGCCCTGGGTATCCTGGACAGAAAGGTGAaccaggagaaaaaggagaaaggggcTTTGCAGGACCTAaag GATCCACTGGGACAGAAGGGCCCAAAGGTGAAAAGGGTGCTTCAG caccAGAAAGAAATCCCAACATCAGACTTGTCGGAGGACTTCATCGGGGCCGTGTTGAAATTCTGCATGCTGGGCTGTGGGGTACAATATGCGATGATAGCTGGGACAAAAGTGACGGACTGGTGGTTTGCCGAATGCTGGGATACTCTGGGGTGGTCTCTACTTTTTCCGCAGCTGCAG